One Desulfuromonadales bacterium genomic window, ATCCACTCCGACCCCACTATCGGCGAAGGCAAGCGACAGGCGCTCGTTCGACTTTTCGGCCCGAACCGTCAACCTCCCGCCATCGGGCATGGCTTCGAAGGCGTTGAGGACGATATTGTAAAGGCAGGTGCGGATAAACTCCGGATCGAGTGAAATCTCCGGCAGCCGATCGTATTCTCTGACAATGGCTATTCTACCCTGCTGCGCCTTGGCCGTTGCCAGATCCAGGACGCTGTCAACAACTATGGCCAGGGACGTTTTGCTGCGACGCAGCTCAAAAGGCCGTCCATACTCGAGAAAACTTTCGGCAAAACGACTGATCCGCTGGATTTCACCCTTGATGTTCTGAACCAGCGAATCGAAGCTCTCCGTCTTGACCGGATCGGCCGGTCGGTAGGCCTCACGCATGTGGTCAATGGAAAGACTGATGAAATTAAGTGGGTTCTTGATCTCGTGGGCGATGCTCTTGGCGAACTGACCGACACTGGCCAGATGCTCAGCCGTGCGCAATCTCTCCTTGAGGTCGCGATCATCACGCAACCTCTCGACCATGTGATTGAAGCTGCGGGAAAGTTCGCCGATCTCATCTCGCCGGTTGATGGGGAGTTCCTGGCTAAGGTCGCCAGCGGCGACCTTGCCGGCGGCGCCGACGACCTGCTTGATCGGCCGGATGTAGCGCCCGGCAAGCACCACAGCCAACAAGGTCCCGATGCCGATAACCACCAGTGCTGCGATAGAACGACGGATCGCGTTGAGACGCAGAAAAACGGAGAAATCCTCGGTATTGAGGGTCAAATGGATGTACCCCACCGTAACGTTTTCCGAAACGACCGGGATGACAACGTTGTAGAAGAGTCCGTCGCCAGTGACAGGTTGCCCGAGCTCCGCTTTGAAGATCATCTCCTTGCGGCGCTCGGTGATCCATTTGCCGACACTCTCCTTCTTGGTGCTGGCAATGATCCGGTCCGCACTGCTGATGACCGAAATCTCCTTGATTCCTTTGGGATTGAGGCTACTCAGGTATGCTTCGAGACTTTTAGTATCGCTGAGGTTCTTGCCGGCGGCACTTTTCAGTCCGATCTGGACGGCCTTGGAAAGTTCTGTCGTCCGTCGCTCGAACTCGTTGAAAAGAGCTTTTTCCGTTTGATAGTAAAAAAGGACGAGTATGCTGACCAGGCACAGGCTGGTGAACAGCATGATCGCCACCAGCCTGAGCCGCAGGGAGGGTTTAAAAAAGAAGAATCGCAAAGGATTTAATCTTGATCCTGCCAACTGGGACCTCGCGAATGCCGACACGATCAGGGTGCGGTCACCAGGTGCCGGTCAGTTGATGAGGAGGCAGCTGGACCCATCGGTTAACGACCAGTAGAGCAACTGGGCATCCTTCGGCGGCATCGTCAGCAATATTTCAGAATAAGGTCGTTTATGGAGAAAATTCCAGACGGTAACCAGTGGCCGGCTCAGGTACCAGAACCCCTTGTTGAGTGTCCACCATATACGGCGGAAAAACTCTTCGGGAGCTGGTTTGACCGCGACGAGAAGACCATCGTCGAACCTCACCTGGAAGGAGGTGGGCATATCGGAGAGCTCGAGAGCGGCCAGCTCGAATTTCTTTGGATCCGTTTTTACTTCAGCCTTCGGTTCAGCTTCCGGTTTGGCGCTCTCTTCCGCTGACGGGATCTTCAACACGTCCCGTTCTGGCGTTTTGTAACTATGCTTGGATGCTACCGTCCGAACCTTGTCGCCACCGACCGTCCCCCAGAAACTCACTCTCTGCAGCGGCAACTCGGCTATCGCCATACCACTCGCCTTGAACTGAATTTTCTTCGCCGACAAATCGAACACGAAATATAACTGAGTCTTGGTAGCCAGTTCATATTCCGCCCTGAGTAGTCGGTTGGTGGCTTCCAAGGTTTCAAGATCGTCTGCAGCCGAGATTCCCTGGCACAGAACGCTGCAAAGCAGAACCAGAATAAGCGTATAGTTTCGCATCAGAAGATGAAGACTCGCGTGCCAATACCGGCGGTTTCATAAAGGACCTTCAGATCCTCGTCCCCCAACCGGACGCAGCCATGGGAAACGTTGCGCCCCAGAAGCCGCTTGTACATGGTGCCGTGAAGGAAATAGCCTTGCCCAATGCCCAGAGCGTAGTCGCCCATCTCTCCCGGCTTGGCCCGGTCGGCGCTTCGGGCGGGAAT contains:
- a CDS encoding ATP-binding protein, whose protein sequence is MSAFARSQLAGSRLNPLRFFFFKPSLRLRLVAIMLFTSLCLVSILVLFYYQTEKALFNEFERRTTELSKAVQIGLKSAAGKNLSDTKSLEAYLSSLNPKGIKEISVISSADRIIASTKKESVGKWITERRKEMIFKAELGQPVTGDGLFYNVVIPVVSENVTVGYIHLTLNTEDFSVFLRLNAIRRSIAALVVIGIGTLLAVVLAGRYIRPIKQVVGAAGKVAAGDLSQELPINRRDEIGELSRSFNHMVERLRDDRDLKERLRTAEHLASVGQFAKSIAHEIKNPLNFISLSIDHMREAYRPADPVKTESFDSLVQNIKGEIQRISRFAESFLEYGRPFELRRSKTSLAIVVDSVLDLATAKAQQGRIAIVREYDRLPEISLDPEFIRTCLYNIVLNAFEAMPDGGRLTVRAEKSNERLSLAFADSGVGVDKEKLDKVFEPFFTTKSRGLGLGLALTRKVIEEHGGKVQFDSVLGEGSVVTLHFPLVEEQRG